One window of Trichomycterus rosablanca isolate fTriRos1 chromosome 2, fTriRos1.hap1, whole genome shotgun sequence genomic DNA carries:
- the LOC134301869 gene encoding ectonucleotide pyrophosphatase/phosphodiesterase family member 7-like yields the protein MWGTVCVLLCVCVHSLAMPIGGQRSSARSKVLLISFDGFRWDYDRDVDTPNLDKMAEDGVKAPYVTPPFLTITSPTHFTLLTGKYIENHGVIHNMWFNTSTSEKKSYYQTQFVNDWWDNGTLPIWITAQRQGLRAGSLHFPGTASTYQGKRIEVHEVEPAFYNYSNETLWHKNIDKVMGEWFKEKDLDFVSLYFGEPDSTGHKYGPDSQQRRDMVKQVDRAVGYLRDSAETNGLTQRLNIIITADHGMTTVFRGGLVNEIVLYKILGFSFKDLDFHLVDYGPAGMLLPKEGMLDKVYNALKGAHPHLHVYKKEEMPERLHFARNDRILPIIIWADLGYVINGYFPVQTNKGEHGFDNDDLDMKPFFRAVGPSFRKNVVVEPFETVHIYSLMCHLLGITPEPNDGNLEVTRGMLLSSEQKQDKPSVLSNVFIGLGAVAGFLVIVFTVVVTRGILKRRRKEQRVAESEKSEDAKQTSL from the exons ATGTGGGGGACGGTctgtgtgttgctgtgtgtctgtgtacacTCTCTGGCAATGCCCATTGGTGGACAACGCAGCTCGGCCCGAAGTAAAGTCCTGCTGATTTCCTTTGATGGCTTCAG GTGGGACTACGACAGAGATGTGGACACACCTAACCTGGACAAAATGGCAGAAGACGGGGTGAAGGCCCCCTATGTGACCCCTCCCTTCCTCACCATTACCAGTCCGACTCATTTTACACTGCTTACAG GTAAATACATAGAGAACCATGGCGTGATCCACAACATGTGGTTCAACACCAGCACCTCTGAGAAGAAGTCATATTACCAAACACAGTTTGTGAATGATTGGTGGGACAACGGCACCCTGCCAATCTGGATCACTGCTCAAAGACAG GGTCTGCGGGCGGGTTCACTCCACTTTCCTGGAACAGCATCAACCTACCAAGGTAAGCGCATTGAGGTGCATGAGGTGGAGCCAGCCTTCTATAATTACAGCAATGAGACCTTATGGCACAAGAACATTGACAAGGTAATGGGCGAATGGTTCAAAGAGAAAGACCTGGACTTTGTGTCCTTGTACTTTGGTGAACCGGACAGCACAGGCCACAAGTATGGTCCAGACTCTCAGCAGCGCAGGGATATGGTGAAACAGGTCGACAGAGCGGTGGGCTACCTGCGAGACTCTGCCGAGACCAATGGCCTCACCCAGCGCCttaacatcatcatcactgctgaCCATGGCATGACCACTGTGTTCCGTGGTGGCTTAGTGAACGAGATTGTCTTGTACAAGATCCTGGGATTCTCCTTCAAAGATCTGGATTTTCACCTGGTGGACTATGGACCAGCTGGCATGCTCCTTCCTAAAGAGGGTATGCTGGACAAAGTGTATAATGCTCTGAAGGGTGCTCATCCACATCTCCATGTCTACAAGAAAGAGGAAATGCCCGAAAGGCTGCACTTTGCCCGGAATGACCGCATATTGCCCATAATAATCTGGGCTGATTTGGGATATGTCATTAATGGG TACTTCCCTGTGCAAACCAACAAGGGAGAGCACGGCTTCGACAATGACGATTTGGATATGAAGCCATTCTTTCGGGCAGTGGGACCCTCTTTTCGAAAGAATGTTGTGGTGGAGCCATTTGAGACAGTGCACATCTACTCACTGATGTGCCACCTGCTGGGCATCACACCAGAACCCAACGATGGGAACCTGGAGGTCACTCGTGGCATGCTGCTTTCGTCCGAGCAAAAGCAGG ATAAACCATCTGTTTTGTCTAACGTATTTATCGGCCTGGGTGCTGTGGCTGGTTTTCTGGTCATCGTGTTCACTGTCGTTGTGACCAGAGGCATCCTTAAGCGCAGGAGGAAAGAACAGAG